A single region of the Salvia splendens isolate huo1 chromosome 18, SspV2, whole genome shotgun sequence genome encodes:
- the LOC121776782 gene encoding B3 domain-containing protein REM20-like: MPNGDGWTVRLLHLGSGSRFQTGWREFVGDNLFKHGDFLTFTLVDVSTFHVKRYDIRTGVPPLTDGEDYEYDPNDDTPFTNVDTTDDHQPSATETDSSDDSGYEDDHDALDLDG; encoded by the exons ATGCCAAACGGTGATGGGTGGACAGTCCGACTCCTTCATTTGGGAAGCGGGTCACGCTTCCAGACGGGTTGGAGAGAGTTTGTTGGTGACAACCTCTTCAAACATGGTGACTTTCTAACATTCACCCTAGTTGATGTTAGCACATTCCATGTCAAGAGATATGACATTCGCACAGGCGTACCTCCATTAACAGACGGCGAAG ATTATGAGTACGACCCTAATGACGACACTCCATTCACCAACGTCGACACCACAGACGATCACCAGCCATCGGCTACCGAAACTGATTCTTCTGATGATTCGGGTTATGAGGATGACCATGATGCTCTTGACTTGGACGGGTGA